A single genomic interval of Rhodopseudomonas palustris harbors:
- a CDS encoding caspase family protein has product MRSIGRACTRHGAALFAAVACVLALLVAGPASAAKRVALVIGNDDYRNVPRLQKAVNDARTIGDALKTLGFQVMVAENQTRAAFSQSQLAFDTTIEPGDTAFFFYAGHGFEIAGQNYLLPIDVPAATEGQEELVRDASIMADRIIDRLQNRGARTAILVLDACRNNPFERRGVRALAGRGGLAPMTTLPEGVFSIFSAGPRQTALDRLSDTDSNPNSVFTRVFVKQLLDPGENLVQVAQRTRRAVSEMADTVGHKQVPVYFDQMVDDVFLNGRPQPSAAATEPSQKVAALPPVAPLKPPALEALNAPIASFSRHNGGWTVSFSIADPTLGISWRMGEGAFRETGFMDALDPRTRKRMPNPSIQLPADAPAGTIELRYIDAQGEMQGPFPIKFEPEAALIRDQRKILDMTATSWLSFREYNGLLVYYTHLMSYRCAIREIRIGIDSAVPDKVLKMPPCDMRDPIAIPSSAQPYLKLAPNVTSVSVELTYRDGSVSEIKTFRR; this is encoded by the coding sequence ATGCGATCGATCGGAAGGGCCTGTACGCGGCACGGAGCTGCACTCTTCGCGGCCGTCGCCTGTGTGCTTGCGCTGCTGGTCGCCGGCCCCGCATCGGCTGCGAAGCGGGTGGCGCTGGTGATCGGCAACGACGATTACCGCAACGTCCCCAGGCTGCAGAAGGCGGTGAACGACGCGCGCACCATTGGCGATGCGTTGAAGACGCTCGGCTTCCAGGTGATGGTCGCTGAAAACCAGACCCGCGCCGCGTTCAGCCAGAGCCAGCTGGCGTTCGACACCACCATCGAACCCGGCGACACCGCGTTCTTCTTCTACGCCGGCCATGGCTTCGAGATCGCGGGGCAGAACTACCTGCTGCCGATCGACGTGCCGGCTGCCACTGAAGGCCAGGAAGAACTGGTGCGTGATGCTTCGATCATGGCGGACCGCATCATCGACCGGCTGCAGAACCGCGGCGCGCGCACCGCCATCCTGGTGCTCGACGCCTGCCGCAACAATCCGTTCGAGCGCCGCGGCGTGCGTGCGCTGGCCGGGCGCGGCGGGCTGGCACCGATGACGACGCTGCCTGAAGGCGTGTTCTCGATCTTCTCGGCCGGTCCGCGGCAGACTGCGCTCGACCGGTTGTCCGACACCGACAGCAATCCGAACTCGGTGTTCACCCGGGTGTTCGTGAAGCAGTTGCTCGATCCCGGCGAAAACCTGGTGCAGGTCGCGCAGCGCACGCGGCGCGCCGTCAGCGAGATGGCCGACACCGTCGGCCACAAACAGGTCCCGGTGTATTTCGACCAGATGGTCGACGACGTCTTCCTGAACGGTCGGCCGCAGCCAAGCGCCGCCGCGACGGAGCCTTCGCAGAAGGTCGCTGCTCTGCCACCGGTGGCACCGCTGAAACCGCCGGCTTTGGAAGCGCTGAACGCGCCGATCGCCAGCTTCTCCCGGCACAATGGCGGCTGGACGGTGTCGTTCTCGATCGCTGATCCGACGCTCGGCATCTCGTGGCGGATGGGCGAGGGCGCGTTCCGCGAAACCGGCTTCATGGACGCGCTCGATCCCCGCACTCGCAAGCGGATGCCGAACCCGTCGATCCAGCTTCCCGCGGATGCGCCGGCCGGCACCATCGAGCTGCGCTACATCGACGCGCAGGGCGAGATGCAGGGGCCGTTCCCGATCAAGTTCGAACCGGAGGCGGCACTGATCCGCGATCAGCGCAAGATTCTCGATATGACGGCGACGAGCTGGCTGTCGTTCCGCGAGTACAATGGCCTGCTGGTGTACTACACGCACCTGATGTCCTACCGCTGCGCGATCCGGGAAATCCGGATCGGGATCGACAGCGCGGTGCCCGACAAGGTGCTGAAGATGCCGCCCTGCGACATGCGCGATCCGATCGCGATCCCGAGCAGCGCGCAGCCGTATCTGAAGCTGGCGCCGAACGTGACGTCGGTCTCGGTGGAGCTGACTTACCGCGATGGCAGCGTGTCGGAGATCAAGACGTTCCGGCGGTGA
- a CDS encoding GGDEF domain-containing protein: MAALQDDHDRTMAYAEVALSQIKTLRQGAVPRNYEIWYVYATGHNPELNKAINDTLAERGNLTDADLDQLHDTYLTQGRTTDRIDRIGARVANEIDDIMALLAETLGNTASFGDDLRGESQKLSLATDHDQIKAIVERLVVTTREMQQANSALEERLSTSKQEIANLQVSLDAIRAESLTDPLTGLGNRKHFDRTVQEAIGNAGASQQPLSLLMMDIDHFKSFNDTYGHLTGDQVLRLVGMTLKQSIKGQDFTARYGGEEFAVVLPNTPMRQAIIVADNIRRLVMSKELKKKSTGEILGRVTLSAGVSTLKPNDDAEALIERADACLYAAKRNGRNRVICETDPEFAGITQAAVA; the protein is encoded by the coding sequence GTGGCCGCGCTGCAGGACGACCATGACCGCACCATGGCCTATGCCGAGGTGGCCCTCTCCCAGATCAAGACCCTCCGCCAAGGCGCCGTGCCGCGCAATTACGAGATCTGGTACGTCTACGCCACCGGCCATAATCCCGAGCTGAACAAGGCGATCAACGACACGCTGGCGGAGCGCGGCAACCTCACCGACGCCGACCTCGATCAGTTGCACGATACCTACCTCACGCAAGGCCGCACCACCGACCGGATCGACCGGATCGGCGCCCGCGTCGCCAACGAGATCGACGACATCATGGCGCTGCTCGCCGAGACGCTCGGCAACACCGCCAGCTTCGGCGACGATCTGCGCGGCGAAAGCCAGAAGCTGTCGCTGGCGACCGACCACGATCAGATCAAAGCGATCGTCGAGCGTCTGGTCGTTACCACCCGCGAGATGCAGCAGGCCAACAGCGCGCTGGAAGAGCGGCTGTCGACCTCCAAGCAGGAGATCGCCAATCTCCAGGTCAGCCTCGATGCGATCCGCGCCGAGAGCCTCACCGACCCCCTCACCGGCCTCGGCAACCGCAAGCATTTCGACCGCACCGTCCAGGAGGCGATCGGCAACGCCGGCGCCAGCCAGCAGCCACTGTCGCTGCTGATGATGGACATCGATCACTTCAAGTCGTTCAACGACACCTACGGCCATCTCACCGGCGACCAGGTGCTGCGGCTCGTCGGCATGACGCTGAAGCAGAGCATCAAGGGCCAGGACTTCACCGCGCGCTACGGCGGCGAGGAATTCGCCGTGGTGCTGCCGAACACGCCGATGCGCCAGGCGATCATCGTCGCCGACAACATCCGCAGGCTGGTGATGTCGAAGGAGCTGAAGAAGAAGTCAACCGGCGAGATCCTCGGCCGGGTGACGCTGTCGGCGGGCGTGTCGACGCTGAAGCCGAATGACGATGCCGAAGCGCTGATCGAGCGCGCCGACGCCTGCCTCTACGCCGCCAAACGCAACGGTCGCAACCGGGTGATCTGCGAGACCGATCCGGAATTCGCCGGCATCACGCAGGCCGCCGTCGCCTGA
- a CDS encoding methyl-accepting chemotaxis protein has translation MQLSNVKLLYKIIGCFLLLSVVVGFGIWFSASKMEEIDRTYAAMLENEVQGMKANFRANARLYNFGRMSWRIIAETDMAEMQKLSREIAANHKEFSDFVAQAKKGLPQFAADFDRIDRMFDDMMTKDYPPLEQATMANNNELAVRLAKDLAKHNQDVRDVQFTISNRLDKELSDRSHAASAEVASTIKLTILVVGGGFLAVLALAFAIVQFGIARPIGRLVGDLQEMARGHDVEVSGTERGDEIGQTANAVNDIKLMLAEKARQEAAGKAEQDRIIAAQRKQEMEKLAHHFEAAVGEVIRAVSSASTELEASATTLTSSAQRAQEVTTSVAAASEQASANVQSVASATEEMASSVTEISRQVQDSARIAHEAVTQAQRTNERVGELSQAATRIGDVVELINTIAGQTNLLALNATIEAARAGEAGRGFAVVAAEVKALAEQTAKATGEISQHIGGIQAATHESVNAIREIGSTISKMSEIASTIASAVEEQGAATQEISRNVQQAAMGTQQVSASVVDVQRGANETGSASTQVLSAAQSLANDSNRLRMEVGKFLETVRAA, from the coding sequence ATGCAGCTTTCGAACGTCAAATTGCTCTACAAGATCATCGGCTGTTTCTTATTGCTCAGTGTCGTCGTCGGATTTGGAATCTGGTTCTCCGCTTCGAAGATGGAGGAAATCGATCGGACCTATGCGGCAATGCTCGAGAATGAAGTTCAGGGGATGAAAGCCAACTTCCGCGCCAACGCCCGCTTGTACAATTTCGGTCGGATGTCGTGGCGGATCATCGCCGAAACCGATATGGCCGAAATGCAGAAGCTCAGCCGGGAAATTGCGGCCAACCACAAGGAATTTAGCGATTTCGTCGCGCAGGCGAAAAAGGGCTTGCCGCAATTTGCCGCGGACTTCGATCGGATCGATCGGATGTTCGACGACATGATGACGAAGGACTACCCCCCGCTGGAGCAGGCCACAATGGCCAACAACAACGAGCTTGCGGTTCGTCTCGCCAAAGACCTGGCCAAGCACAATCAAGACGTGCGTGATGTGCAGTTTACAATCAGCAATCGGCTCGACAAAGAGCTGAGCGACCGCTCGCATGCGGCCTCAGCCGAGGTTGCCAGCACGATCAAGCTGACGATTCTGGTAGTCGGCGGTGGCTTCCTGGCGGTACTGGCACTGGCGTTTGCGATCGTGCAGTTCGGCATCGCTCGTCCGATCGGTCGGCTTGTTGGCGATCTGCAGGAGATGGCGCGTGGTCACGACGTCGAGGTGTCGGGCACCGAGCGCGGCGACGAGATCGGCCAGACCGCGAACGCGGTCAACGACATCAAGCTGATGCTCGCCGAGAAGGCACGGCAGGAGGCGGCGGGTAAAGCCGAGCAGGACCGCATCATCGCCGCCCAGCGCAAGCAGGAGATGGAGAAGCTCGCTCACCATTTCGAAGCGGCGGTGGGCGAGGTGATCCGCGCGGTGTCGTCGGCTTCGACCGAACTGGAAGCATCGGCGACGACGCTGACGTCCAGCGCACAGCGCGCGCAGGAAGTCACGACGTCCGTTGCTGCAGCATCCGAACAGGCGTCGGCGAACGTGCAGTCGGTGGCGTCGGCGACCGAGGAGATGGCCTCGTCGGTCACCGAGATCAGCCGGCAGGTTCAGGACTCTGCGCGCATTGCCCATGAGGCGGTAACTCAGGCGCAACGCACCAACGAACGCGTCGGCGAACTGTCGCAGGCGGCGACGCGGATCGGCGATGTCGTCGAACTGATCAATACCATCGCCGGCCAGACCAATCTGCTGGCACTCAACGCGACCATCGAAGCGGCGCGCGCCGGGGAGGCGGGACGCGGCTTTGCGGTGGTGGCGGCGGAAGTGAAGGCGCTCGCCGAGCAGACCGCCAAGGCGACCGGCGAGATCAGTCAGCACATCGGCGGCATCCAGGCTGCAACCCACGAGTCGGTGAACGCGATCCGCGAGATCGGCTCCACGATTTCGAAGATGTCGGAGATCGCATCGACGATCGCCTCGGCGGTGGAAGAGCAGGGCGCGGCGACGCAGGAGATCTCGCGCAACGTCCAGCAGGCGGCGATGGGCACGCAGCAGGTCTCGGCCAGCGTGGTCGACGTGCAGCGCGGCGCCAACGAGACCGGCTCGGCATCGACGCAGGTGTTGTCGGCGGCGCAGTCGCTCGCCAACGACAGCAACCGGCTGAGGATGGAAGTCGGCAAATTCCTCGAAACCGTCCGCGCCGCGTAA
- a CDS encoding RidA family protein, translating into MTNSLRTLLAAAAIAVAVPALAAAETSAVKIIAPTDKTITPSGTWSIGARAGDFVFIGGMRGTDRVTGTMVDGDEARIRRMFDNMLAAAEAAGATKADAVRLTVFVTDVAKYRPVVNKVQKDIWGDGPYPPRTVLQVPALDQGDIAEIDGTFYAPAK; encoded by the coding sequence ATGACCAACTCTCTGCGCACGCTGCTTGCTGCCGCTGCGATTGCCGTTGCTGTGCCGGCGCTCGCGGCCGCCGAAACCAGCGCGGTGAAGATCATCGCGCCGACCGACAAGACGATCACACCGAGCGGCACCTGGAGCATCGGCGCCCGTGCCGGCGACTTCGTGTTCATCGGTGGCATGCGTGGCACCGACCGTGTCACTGGGACGATGGTCGACGGCGACGAGGCGCGGATCCGGCGGATGTTCGACAACATGCTGGCGGCGGCCGAAGCGGCCGGCGCCACCAAGGCTGATGCGGTGCGGCTCACCGTGTTCGTGACCGACGTCGCCAAGTACCGCCCGGTAGTCAACAAGGTGCAGAAGGACATCTGGGGCGATGGCCCGTATCCGCCGCGCACCGTGCTGCAGGTGCCGGCGCTCGACCAGGGCGACATCGCTGAAATCGATGGTACGTTCTACGCGCCTGCGAAGTAA
- a CDS encoding AraC family transcriptional regulator, with protein MRSQDPIEARDILRRYGVDMIVSNPSGFFMRTNLAELPHIGLYFVHSSGATRLVIPEREIALVHLSLQGDALLSSGARRVELSQGSACICSPGVSAQLEFGQNSRQLLLRMPQRVLERAIAALVGFKPRQPILFEPAIANEEPRYLGFRDLATLLASRLDSSYSVWPKNVLLHLEQSCITALLYCSRHNLGHLLENANAVNDDVPRYVRTAEHYVESHRDEDISIEDIARIAGVSISTLTRAFLKHRGYSPSAYVKRAKLNHAKRLLETGAATTLIGVALRCGFANPSRFSQDYREAFGESPTETLRRCRPNRGPETQKH; from the coding sequence GTGCGGAGCCAAGATCCGATCGAAGCGAGAGACATCCTGCGGCGCTATGGCGTCGACATGATCGTCTCGAATCCCAGCGGCTTCTTCATGCGGACCAACCTCGCCGAGCTGCCGCATATCGGCTTGTATTTCGTCCATAGCTCCGGTGCGACCCGGCTGGTGATCCCCGAGCGCGAGATCGCCCTGGTGCATCTTTCCCTCCAGGGTGACGCGTTACTCTCCAGCGGCGCGCGCCGCGTCGAACTGTCGCAAGGTTCAGCTTGTATTTGTTCGCCAGGGGTGAGTGCCCAGCTCGAATTCGGACAGAACTCGCGGCAATTGCTGCTGCGGATGCCGCAGCGGGTGCTCGAGCGCGCGATCGCTGCGCTGGTGGGTTTCAAGCCTCGGCAGCCGATCCTGTTCGAGCCGGCGATCGCCAATGAGGAGCCGCGCTATCTCGGCTTCAGAGATCTGGCGACGCTGCTCGCCTCACGGCTCGACTCCAGCTACTCGGTCTGGCCGAAGAACGTGCTGCTCCATCTGGAGCAATCCTGCATCACTGCGCTGCTGTATTGCAGCCGGCACAATCTAGGCCACCTGCTGGAGAACGCCAACGCGGTGAACGACGACGTGCCGCGCTACGTGCGGACGGCGGAGCACTACGTCGAGAGCCACCGCGACGAAGACATCAGCATCGAGGACATCGCACGGATTGCCGGCGTCAGCATCTCGACCCTCACCCGCGCCTTCCTCAAGCATCGCGGCTACTCGCCATCGGCTTACGTCAAGCGCGCCAAGCTCAACCACGCCAAGCGGCTGCTGGAGACTGGCGCCGCCACCACGCTGATCGGTGTCGCGCTCCGTTGCGGGTTCGCCAACCCGAGCCGCTTCTCCCAGGACTATCGAGAGGCTTTCGGCGAATCTCCGACCGAAACGCTGCGCCGCTGCCGCCCCAATCGAGGCCCCGAGACGCAAAAACATTAA
- a CDS encoding TfoX/Sxy family protein gives MDREFLADLFAPFGPVTIRRMFSGFGVSADGVTFALVIRDAIYLRTDADGAARFEAEGSRPFRYDTRTKTVTVGSYWLLPERLLDDPDELAEWARSAHAAAERAAFSKASKTRRGPKGKTAADSSKAPKRTTPAAARKVKAAVKTAVPAKKAKTTKSAAAKRSRAAR, from the coding sequence ATGGACCGTGAGTTCCTCGCCGATCTGTTCGCGCCGTTTGGTCCGGTGACGATCCGCCGGATGTTCTCGGGCTTCGGGGTCTCGGCGGACGGTGTGACCTTTGCGCTGGTGATCCGCGATGCGATCTATCTGCGCACCGATGCGGACGGCGCGGCGCGGTTCGAGGCCGAGGGCAGCCGGCCGTTTCGCTACGACACCCGCACCAAGACGGTGACGGTTGGCTCGTACTGGCTGCTGCCGGAGCGGCTGCTCGATGATCCGGACGAACTGGCGGAATGGGCTCGCAGCGCTCACGCCGCCGCCGAGCGCGCCGCGTTCAGCAAGGCATCGAAGACCCGGCGTGGACCGAAGGGGAAGACTGCCGCCGATAGTAGCAAGGCGCCGAAGCGAACCACGCCGGCGGCTGCTCGCAAGGTCAAGGCAGCCGTGAAGACGGCAGTTCCGGCGAAGAAGGCGAAGACCACAAAGTCAGCCGCAGCGAAGCGCAGCCGGGCTGCGCGCTGA
- a CDS encoding DEAD/DEAH box helicase, protein MSFSNLGLSEKVQAAVAAAGYVSPTPIQQQAIPHVLARKDVLGIAQTGTGKTAAFVLPMLTMLEKGRARARMPRTLILEPTRELAAQVKEQFDKYGAGQKLNVALLIGGVSFGDQDLKLTRGVDVLIATPGRLLDHTERGGLLLTGVEMLIIDEADRMLDMGFIPDIERICKLVPFTRQTLFFTATMPTEIRRITETFLHNPEKIEVSKPASTAVTVTQSQVPCGREPHEKRETLRRLIRGATDLKNAIIFCNRKREVALLAKSLQRHGFSVGALHGDMDQTARTAALEAFRKGDLPILVASDVAARGLDIPEVSHVFNFDVPHHPDDYVHRIGRTGRAGRTGTAVTIVAPSDQKSMAAVEKLIGQAISRAEVGPSVESEAASTEAEAERPSRSRRAAPEARQREPRREPREQRERKPRREPRSPASTTGTTAPPTAHASFGSPPPARDTSSEPGDHSHLPAFLLRPVRARG, encoded by the coding sequence ATGTCTTTTTCCAATCTGGGACTTTCCGAGAAAGTCCAAGCCGCCGTCGCCGCCGCCGGTTACGTTTCGCCCACTCCCATTCAGCAGCAGGCGATCCCCCACGTCCTCGCCCGCAAGGACGTCCTCGGCATCGCCCAGACCGGCACCGGTAAGACCGCCGCGTTCGTGCTGCCGATGCTGACGATGCTGGAAAAGGGCCGCGCCCGGGCTCGCATGCCCCGCACACTGATCCTCGAACCGACCCGCGAACTCGCCGCCCAGGTCAAAGAGCAGTTCGACAAATACGGCGCCGGACAGAAGCTCAACGTCGCCCTGCTGATCGGCGGTGTCTCGTTCGGTGACCAGGACCTCAAGCTCACCCGCGGCGTGGATGTCCTGATCGCCACCCCGGGCCGCCTGCTCGACCACACCGAACGCGGCGGCCTGCTGCTCACCGGCGTCGAGATGCTGATCATCGACGAAGCCGACCGGATGCTCGACATGGGCTTCATCCCGGACATCGAGCGGATCTGCAAGCTGGTTCCCTTTACCCGGCAGACCCTGTTCTTCACCGCGACGATGCCGACCGAAATCCGGCGCATCACCGAGACCTTCCTGCACAATCCCGAAAAGATCGAGGTCAGCAAGCCGGCCTCCACCGCGGTGACGGTGACCCAGTCGCAGGTGCCGTGCGGCCGCGAGCCGCACGAGAAGCGCGAGACGCTGCGCCGGCTGATCCGCGGCGCCACCGACCTCAAGAACGCGATCATCTTCTGCAACCGGAAGCGCGAAGTGGCGCTGCTCGCGAAGTCGCTGCAGCGCCACGGCTTCAGCGTCGGCGCGCTGCACGGCGACATGGACCAGACCGCGCGGACGGCCGCGCTCGAAGCGTTCCGCAAAGGTGACCTGCCGATCCTGGTCGCTTCCGACGTCGCCGCTCGCGGCCTCGATATTCCGGAAGTGAGCCACGTCTTCAACTTCGATGTTCCGCATCACCCCGACGACTACGTGCATCGGATCGGCCGCACCGGCCGCGCCGGCCGCACCGGCACCGCGGTGACGATCGTCGCGCCGTCCGACCAGAAGTCGATGGCCGCGGTCGAGAAGCTGATCGGCCAGGCGATCTCGCGGGCCGAAGTCGGGCCGTCGGTCGAGAGCGAGGCTGCCAGCACCGAGGCCGAGGCCGAGCGTCCGTCACGCTCCCGCCGCGCCGCGCCGGAAGCCCGTCAACGCGAACCGCGCCGCGAGCCGCGCGAACAGCGCGAGCGCAAGCCGCGCCGCGAGCCCCGCAGCCCCGCAAGCACCACAGGCACCACAGCGCCCCCCACCGCCCACGCCTCCTTCGGCTCCCCCCCTCCCGCTCGCGACACCTCGTCGGAGCCGGGGGATCATTCGCATTTGCCGGCGTTTCTGTTGCGCCCGGTGCGCGCGCGGGGCTGA
- a CDS encoding tetratricopeptide repeat protein, producing the protein MPARAQSEDAAQKCQQPIKSVEASLAACTAAIDTGSLSGKALAGAYIKRGFLRTRQRDLVGAEADLDAAIKANPDAADAYTTRANFWNVTGKPDRALADADQAIKLDPNLPLAHFVRGSAELKLGHDDRAIADYSRAIELRPKESGEVYAVRGFAYHRKGDDIRAVADYTEALKAAPEDVGTLLNRGDARRNLRDTAGAAADYSEAIKLAPGNAGGFKGRGFIRLLTQDTGGAVADFTEAIRLSPSESGLYLNRASALGLQNQSLLALADEDTAIRLEPQHPLAYVNRAETLKLLGDKVAARASVTKALQLAPGFPPAVEVLKKLGEPKRSKEPSSEAAQEAYRRCTFPVSDLGPGEEGIKQIIKVCTLLVTAQGGSDASRALVHLQRGSMYRRQGDYQHALIDFSESLRYDPESALAYTGRGNAYRGLKLLDQALADHTEAIRLDPKYATAYNNRGNVWRDKNDLAKAIADFDRAIAISPNYAMAYFNRGNSRLESGDKEGAVADFQQTVKLSPQFKEAAERLQELVVRM; encoded by the coding sequence TTGCCGGCCCGCGCGCAGAGCGAGGACGCGGCGCAGAAATGTCAGCAGCCGATCAAGTCGGTGGAGGCGAGCCTCGCGGCATGCACGGCGGCGATCGACACCGGATCACTGAGCGGCAAGGCACTGGCCGGTGCCTACATCAAGCGGGGCTTCCTACGCACACGTCAACGCGATCTTGTGGGCGCCGAGGCTGATCTCGACGCGGCGATCAAGGCCAATCCGGACGCGGCGGACGCCTACACCACGCGCGCCAATTTCTGGAACGTCACCGGCAAGCCGGACCGCGCTCTGGCCGATGCCGATCAGGCGATCAAGCTCGATCCGAACCTGCCGCTGGCGCATTTCGTGCGCGGCAGCGCTGAACTGAAGCTCGGGCACGACGATCGCGCCATCGCGGACTATTCCCGCGCCATCGAGTTGCGGCCGAAAGAGAGTGGCGAGGTCTATGCGGTGCGCGGCTTTGCGTATCACCGCAAGGGCGACGACATTCGCGCAGTGGCCGATTACACCGAGGCGCTGAAAGCCGCGCCAGAAGACGTCGGCACGCTGCTCAATCGCGGCGATGCGCGGCGAAACCTGCGCGACACCGCCGGCGCAGCCGCCGATTATAGCGAGGCGATCAAGCTTGCCCCTGGCAACGCCGGTGGCTTCAAGGGGCGTGGCTTCATCCGGCTGCTGACGCAGGACACCGGAGGAGCGGTGGCCGATTTCACCGAGGCGATCCGGCTGTCGCCGAGCGAGAGCGGGCTGTATCTCAACCGCGCCTCGGCGCTCGGGCTGCAGAACCAGAGCCTTCTCGCGCTGGCCGACGAGGACACGGCAATCCGGCTCGAACCGCAGCATCCGCTCGCCTACGTCAATCGCGCTGAGACGCTGAAGCTGCTCGGCGACAAGGTTGCGGCGCGCGCGTCGGTGACCAAGGCGCTGCAGCTCGCACCTGGCTTTCCGCCGGCGGTCGAGGTGCTGAAGAAGCTCGGCGAGCCAAAGCGCAGCAAGGAGCCGTCATCCGAGGCAGCGCAGGAAGCCTATCGGCGCTGCACCTTCCCGGTGAGCGATCTCGGCCCGGGCGAGGAGGGCATCAAGCAGATCATCAAGGTCTGCACGCTGCTGGTCACTGCGCAGGGCGGCAGCGACGCCAGTCGCGCACTGGTGCATCTGCAGCGCGGCAGTATGTATCGCCGGCAGGGCGACTATCAGCACGCGCTGATCGATTTCAGCGAGTCGCTGCGCTACGATCCGGAATCGGCGCTGGCCTATACTGGCCGCGGCAACGCCTATCGTGGGCTGAAGCTGCTCGATCAGGCGCTCGCCGATCACACCGAAGCGATCCGGCTCGATCCGAAATACGCCACCGCCTACAACAATCGGGGCAACGTCTGGCGCGACAAGAACGATCTGGCCAAGGCGATCGCCGATTTTGACCGCGCGATCGCGATCAGCCCGAACTACGCGATGGCGTATTTCAACCGCGGCAACTCGCGGCTGGAGTCCGGCGACAAAGAAGGCGCGGTCGCCGACTTCCAGCAGACCGTCAAGCTCAGCCCGCAGTTCAAGGAAGCGGCCGAGCGGCTGCAGGAACTCGTCGTGAGGATGTAG
- a CDS encoding NAD(P)/FAD-dependent oxidoreductase has product MGRIAVIGAGVAALAAARSLVLAGRRPLLIAPDREVISRGETLSPAAAALLDRLQWADLLDADSALPSEGRFSVWGDATLRQAAQGEGAWHLDRASFERQMRAKLDNDAIECHPIIVTMLVHHCDGVVLELGDGRVVFADAAIDCSGRAAVSSGAAAGRRRTDRLVAVWRVLDLSDDTEPAAATLIEAVPLGWWYMAPLPGDRMMLGLFTDTDLVPPGAAQDGATWTGLAASTVAIAPRLRSLGLDVLAAREPPQVAPAATVTASRLIEGRILRAGDAAAALDPLGANGLATALWSGMAAAEAALTLTDGEPERADAYERDYLQGIAQHLVSQQAMYAAEPRFADAPFWQRRRAVISSHPQKETLP; this is encoded by the coding sequence ATGGGCCGGATTGCCGTGATCGGCGCAGGGGTGGCGGCGCTCGCCGCCGCCCGCAGCCTGGTGCTGGCCGGACGACGGCCGCTGCTGATCGCGCCGGATCGCGAGGTGATCAGCCGTGGCGAGACGTTGTCGCCGGCCGCTGCCGCATTGCTCGACCGGCTGCAATGGGCCGACCTTCTCGACGCCGACAGCGCGCTGCCGAGCGAAGGCAGATTCTCGGTCTGGGGCGACGCGACCTTGCGGCAGGCCGCGCAGGGCGAGGGCGCTTGGCACCTCGATCGCGCCAGCTTCGAGCGGCAGATGCGGGCCAAGCTGGATAACGACGCGATCGAGTGCCATCCGATCATCGTCACCATGCTGGTGCATCACTGCGATGGAGTCGTGCTCGAACTCGGCGATGGCCGCGTCGTGTTCGCCGACGCGGCCATCGATTGCAGCGGCCGCGCCGCGGTGTCGTCGGGAGCGGCCGCGGGGCGCCGCCGCACCGATCGGCTGGTCGCCGTGTGGCGCGTGCTCGACCTGTCGGACGATACCGAGCCCGCCGCGGCGACATTGATCGAAGCGGTGCCGCTGGGCTGGTGGTACATGGCCCCGTTGCCGGGCGACCGCATGATGCTCGGCCTATTCACCGACACCGATTTAGTGCCACCCGGCGCAGCGCAGGATGGCGCCACATGGACGGGGCTGGCAGCGTCGACGGTCGCGATCGCACCGCGGCTGCGCAGCCTCGGCCTCGATGTGTTGGCCGCACGTGAACCGCCCCAGGTCGCTCCCGCCGCGACCGTCACGGCCAGTCGTCTAATCGAGGGACGCATCCTGCGCGCCGGCGATGCCGCGGCCGCGCTCGATCCGCTCGGCGCCAACGGCCTCGCCACCGCGCTGTGGAGCGGCATGGCGGCCGCCGAGGCGGCGCTGACCTTGACTGATGGCGAGCCTGAACGCGCCGACGCCTATGAGCGCGATTACTTGCAAGGGATCGCGCAGCACCTCGTCAGCCAGCAGGCGATGTATGCCGCTGAGCCGCGCTTCGCAGATGCGCCGTTCTGGCAGCGCCGTCGTGCCGTCATATCCTCCCACCCTCAGAAGGAGACACTGCCATGA